The Pungitius pungitius chromosome 13, fPunPun2.1, whole genome shotgun sequence genome includes the window GGGCAGGGTGCAGGCGCTCTGCCTGTGGCTCaacatcacccaggacctcaaccAGAAGCTGCGCGTCATGGCTACCGTTCTGGGCCTCCATGATCTCTCCCGCATCGGGTGGCCCGTCTTTGAGATCCCTTCACCTCGCTGCTCCCGTGgcaatgaagaagaggaggaggatgatgaggatgaggaggatgactcGACGGCCACTTTTATAGCGGAAAGCGATGGAGAGGACAGGGAGGCTGAGGactacgaggaggaggaggaggtgcaggaggcggACGaagacgagggggagggggagaagaaggtggaggaggaggaggaggaggaggaggaggaggaggtggtaaTGGTGGTGGTATCGGGACGTGTAGCAGAGGGAGAGCTGTCTCCCTCGTTTGCTCCTAAAGTGACCCGGTTGTTGTCGGAAGAGGAGTTTCTCCCAACTGCAGCGGCAGGAAGTGCCGAGGCGATCGCGGGAGGAGGAGTGTTCTGCCCCACAGCCATCTACAGGCCCTTTGTGGATAAAGCTCTGAAACAGATGGGACTGCGTAAACTGATCCTCAGACTGCACAAGCTGATGGACCGCTCTCTGCAGAGGTCCAGAGCAGCGCTGCTCCGCCACACCCCTGAGCTGGAGGTTAGGCTTCTGTTCATCTGCACACTTTGACCATCATTGATTCGTTCTCACAAAAAATATCAtcttattatgattattattagaGCTAATTCAGTAGATGTTCATACATCTGTTCCAAACATTTCAGAGTGGATTTTGAAACCCGCCCCATCATTTTTGGGTTGCCAAACTGAAAATAGCTCCCATCTTTTTAGGCGGCTGAAGCTGCTCCCACACACAGCTGATGATAACAATGTGGTGCACGTTTTGCCgtcgttatttttttttaatgttaaacagTGGTTTCTACCGATTGCAACCAGAGCCTCAGAATCAGTTgccaatttttaaaaaagatttgCAAATGGCAACCTGGTCTTCGTTAGTGTCGCCCCCTGCTCTGTTATAGTAGGGTTTTTTTCAACAGTGAAACGAGACCTGAGGGTCATTGACCGCGTTCTTTCCCATTCTATTGAATGACAAACTgcccaaacctttgactggtactgtaggTTTAGATACTGTCCTCCACATTTACAAAGACAAATACAAATTTGATAAATGggatttagttttttcaaaAGGGAGCTGACTTTTGCAGATGCTTCTAGCtctataaatgaaaaaaataccaTTTATAAATAGTAAAATTtaataaagtatttaaaaaaaacgtattatttGGAAACCAACTGTTGACTTTTAATATAATAACCATGGTGCTTTTCTAATACCTGCTGAATTACCCTCACCGGCTCTTCCGCCCTCAGTTTGCAGACTTCCCAGACCCCATGCTGTACAGTGATTACCTGCCAGAGCTTTCCCGCCATGTGTCCTGCAGTTGTCCGGCTCATCCGGAGCTCGGAGCGGACCAGGTCTCCTGGGAGGATTTGCTGGACATGGACCTCCCATCCTTTCGGCCAGCGTTCCTCGTGCTCTGCAGAGTCCTTCTCAACGTCATTCATGAATGCCTTAAACTGCGACTTGAACAGAGGCCCGCTGGAGAGCCCTCACTGCTCAGCATCAAacaggtgctgctgctgaaacACTCCCTTATGTGTTGTCATAATGCGGAATGGCTGCACACGTCTAATTGACACATATCCATAGACTCTTGAGTTTTCTCAAATTAAGCAGATTGAGTAGCCTACACATACTTGTACATTACAAGGGGTAACACAATGGGCTTGCGCAAATGACTTTCTATTCTTTAAATTCAATTGAATCATTCGTGTCCACTTGGCCAAGTCCAAACTAGTTTCTCTGTATaccaaataaatcattaaatagTTCTTAAAGAAACATTGAGATAACTTGTTACCGCTCTACTTGATGGAAATGTCCTCAAAGACCGTATTGCTTCACAGGTGCACCACGTGTTATTGCTAATCTTTATGTTGTTTCACGTGTTCCTTGCGATCTCCAGTTGGTGCGTGAGTGTAAGGAGGTTCTGAAGGGTGGACTTCTGATGAAGCAGTATTATCAGTTCATGCTGCGCGGCGTGGTCACTGATGCTCAGGGCCTGCAGACAAATGCCAATATCGATGAGTTTGAAGAGGACCTTCACAAGATGCTCTTAGTAAGACTCCTAACCTTTCCACCTCCACTTCCTCAAGTTAGAGTTCAAACTGTTCAACCATTGGCAAGAGACTCTTGTGAATTCATTGAGATTTAactctttttgctgtttttgtagGTCTACTTTGACTACATGCATAGCTGGATCCAGATGTTGCAGCAGCTGCCCCAGGCATCTCACAGCTTAAAGAACCTGTTGGAGGAGGAGTGGAACTTCACCAAGGTCATCACGCCTTACATCCGTGGAGGGGAGGCCCAGTCTGGGAAGCTTTTCTGGTCAGTTGATTACCTGCTAACCAAACTGAGATGGATGTAgttctttgtgttgttttcccaCTTGAAAAGATGAAGTGGTTCACAATTGGTTTTAAAGTTAAGGAGGACTGATTACAGAAAACCTGTTAAAGCAACAGCCCCTTGACTAAGACTGTGAGCTTATCCTTTGAGAGCTTTGTTGTAATTGATGTAAAACGGAGCACCGCTCTGCTCTTTGCAGCGATATCGCCGGGATGCTGCTTAAGTCCACGGGAGAGTTTCTTGATGCCGGCTTGCAAAAGAGTGGTAATGAATCCTGGGAGTGTGCAGATGACAGCACCGCCTCAGATGAGATCAGGTAAGGGAGAGGATTTCTGTTTCACTCAGTGCGTTAATTATTCATTCCGTCCCCCCAGTGGAGGtgttttttaacttttgaaacCTTTTTGCATTCTTCAAGACGGTCCGTCATCGAAACGAGCCGGTCGCTTAAAGAGCTGTTTCACGAGGCCAGGGAGCGAGCGTCTAAGGCTCTGGGCTTTGCCAAAATGCTTCGCAAGGTGGGTGGCAGCAGTGAAGAATTCTCAGTCCCTCGAGATAGAAAGCCAATACAGCACACACTTTGCAGTTAATCTATGACCCTGTTTTCTTCTATGTTGCTCACCAAAGAACTAGGACTGTGTGTTCTGACACACGCTTTTGTTTGATTACCTATCTGTGCAGGACTTAGAAGTTGCTGCAGTTTTCAGTTTCACCAATGGGGTGacttgtctcctggatgctCTGAAGAAGGGACACTATGTCAAGGTGCGTTTGCTTCTCCTTTCGGCTGACACGTGTTGCATCCGTCTGTTCTGGTCTACATTTAGCCGCCTCCTTCTTTATCCAGGTACAGATTCCgggcctggaggagctgcaagTTTTTGTGCCGTGTGGCCTGATGGACCAGCGGCCTGTCATCCTGCAGCTTCTCAATGCCGCCGTGGGGAAAGACTGCTCCAAAGAGCCCGACGAAATTGCAGAGGACGACGCCTACCTGCTCATGAGTAAACACGGAGCAGGCGTCTCCGCTACGGATTCTGACTGGGCTCAGTGGGACGGAGAGCTGATCAAACTGGTCCCGCAGATGGAAACTGTGGACACCTTAAGAGCCATGAAGGTCTGTGGCATTTTCAATTCAAtctgtggtggtgtgtgtgtgtgtgtgtgtgtgtctccagtgtGTACAAGCCTCCCTCTGGTGCCTGATGTGCTTTCAGGTGGAGAACATGCTCTTGATAGTGATGCAGTCGGCGCATCTGGTGGCCCAGCGAAAGGCCTTTCAGCAATCCATGGAGGATGTCCTCACCCTTAGCCGGGAGCAAACGTCGAGTCAGCCTCTCATCGCCAGTGCTCTGGAGGAGCTCAAGGTGCTTGAATCACAACAAGCTAGGCTTTCTAGCTGGTTATAAACACTGTTTACGCTCAGTATAGAAACTTTCTCATAGAATTACTAAGCTTTAAAATCCGTTGTGACATTTAGAACTTTCTATTCTCCTACCGCAGGATGAGGCGCTACAACTGTGCATTAAGATCAGCACCTCCATCGACCGAGTGGAGTACATGTTCACCACGGAGTTTGAGGCCGAGGTGGAGGAGTCGGAGTCTGCGACTCTGCATCAGTACTACAGAGAGGCCATGATACAGGGCTACAATTTTGCCTTTGAGGTAAATGAAACATAACGTGTGTCTTCACAGATGCTGCACATCTAATCCATTCCTTCAGCTACTCTCAGTTGGCGTTATGGATTATATTTTGCAATGGGACAGTGAAGCTACGGCTGGACTGAATAATTGTCAAATAATCGGATTACTTAATACCTAATCTACCgtttgcattttttaattttttttttaatttgcagtaCCACAAGGAGGTTGTGCGCCTCATGTCAGGGGAGTTCAGGCAGAGGATTGGGGATCGCTACATAACGTTTGCCCGCAAATGGATGACCTATGTCTTGACCAAATGTGAGAGTGGCAGGGGTACCAAGCCCAGGTAAGGCCCCCCCCGTCTgtcaattaaatatatcatgAAGGAACTTACCCCTGTTTAAGGGTTTAAGTATGGTGCTCAGTGTTGATTATTGTATCATTGCTGGAAAATGGGTAAAAGGAGGCCCTCTGATTTGGTATCAACTTTACTAATCAATAAGATATTCTGGGAAataatctgattaaaaaaaagtgagctTAAACAAACTGGGCTATTTTTGTTCCTTACACTACAAGTTCATAGTAGTTCAGCAGGCATGTTTGTTATATCAAGTCCTGTCTTTAGTTCTGCTGCATTGTCAGAAATGTAAAACAGATAATATTATAGATTTAGGTCTTGAGGTTAaatttttgcttttgcttttagcTGTAAAAAGCTGCCATGGCAACATTGTACTTAGTGAACCCTTATGGGTTTTATTATGGGATTCAAGTAttgcgatttaaaaaaaaaatattcagacaaattatgaaaataaatgagctGATACACAGACCAAGTGTATCAGTACAGAGTGAAGTCTGGGGACATACTGACTGCCATGTTTAACCTGCAGGTGGGCGACGCAGGGCTTTGATTTTCTGCAGGCTATCGAACCTGCCTTCATATCAGCATTGCCAGAGGACGACTTCCTGGTAAAGTTGGCTATTCTCTTGAGCAATAAGCATTGTTGGAATATGAATATGGCTTTAAtatgatttgtgtgtttcttcattttacaGAATTTACAAGCCttgatgaatgaatgtattGGACATGTGATTGGAAAACCGCATAGCCCAGTCACTGGCCTGTACATCGGTAAGATGCTCTTCTGTGATACAAATTCTTGGTAATCCCTGGAATTCTGGATTCATTGccatgtttacattttgtttataaCTTGGCGGTGATGGGAACAAGCTGTTACATAAAAAGAGGTCCAACGGTTAATACCGCTATCCATTAACCAAGGAGGTACGTGTTCTCAAGGTTGCTAGTCTTCGCACTGATGATTCTGACTCCTTTGCAGCTCGATGCTGCGACTCAGTGGCCAACAGATAAATTAGGGGTTCCATGGGTAAAGGAGAAGTAAAGCGTGACTGAAAAACACAGCCTTGTTTGTaccttttttaataaattacaaAAGTAATGTTTATGAAATCTATTGCTGAACACCTAAATAGTTTCTTTATGGCAAGGTCTAAAGTCTGAGCATAACTAAAGGTCTTTGACTTGGATGGAGTAAAGTAAGACAATGCAGTGGCTTTCATGTGGTGACATAACCTGAACACGGCATGTGTCAAAAGTTATTTCCTGTGACGTGTATTTCATTGTAGATTTCTGACAAACAAacacgttttttctttttgtgggtGGGGTGACCAAACTAAGcagcaggtttttttctttgttttttccagcTCCCAGGAATAGTCCTCGTCCCGTAAAGGTCCCTCGCTGCCACAGCGACCCACCAAACCCCAATCTGTTTATCCCTAATAATGAAGGTTTCAGGTAGGGGCTTTTACATCAAGCCTTTCCAAGAATCTTTGAGCACACTGGGCTTTTAATCCTCTTTTCTGCATGGCTCATTTTGCAACATTGCTTCTGCTCTTTATGGTTGTGTTTGTTGAGCTTAACGTGTGATGCAagcttctgtgttttgtttgtgtaaactCTTGAGAATGTAGCAGTAGTTCcttcatgttttttgttgttgtcttgagtAAGCGAGCGTGCGAGTGTGTCCCTCAGCCAGCCACCACGAGTCCCACACTCAAACATAGCCACACGCTTTCCAGTCAAGCCCCCATACTTTCCCCAGGGAGAGCGCctcagtttgttttttcaccaCACAGCTCTCGGAGTCTCCCCTGCGACCTCCGGAACCAGCTGTTCCCCAACGGCCCCCGCCCCGTCCCTCAGGGTCCGGGGGAACACGGCCACGCCAAAGCACCCAGCAGCAGCCCCAATGACGTCAGGTAGCTTTGCCCCCAAGTCACCTGCTGGAAACTGCGGTCGAAAAAAACGAAAGCCAAAGCCATTCAGTCATTTCTAACATGAGGCTGCTGGAagtttgaaacattttatttgtaggCCCTGTAACAGGGAATTTTAGAATATAAATGAAACTAAACACAGTGCTTGTGATCGCGCTTTAATAAAGCGATATGTTTTATATCATACTTTTATTCCATGTATAAGCTCTTTAGATTTTATATTGAAATAATTATGGCTTTTTGGCTTCTGATTGCTAGATATGCCAATGTATATTTGATCTACCACCATTTTCTCAAAGTCGGTCTCTCATTCTCTGTGACTTGATCAGTTCCAGGCTTCTAAAGCAAGCGTCAGTCTTTTGTAGTAAACATGTTGTTAGCGGGGGTAGTTTTGGCTTTTTGGACTACAGGAAGCATTTTCAACCGAATGAGGACGCATTTCCTTTTCCATTCTACCAGAAATGCAATTTTGTGGTGAATTGAGTTCAGTTACAGCATGGCTGTGCGGATATGAACTTTTTAATCACTATAAACTTCCTCTATAAATGCCTCTGCATAAATGTGCTGCTAGAAGACCCATCGTAATAATATACACGACATTCCAGCAAGTCACAAATAATCAAGAAAAAATCGTTACTTCCTGCGAGTAGAAGCAGTATTAAGAGCATTACAAATgttatttgtgtcttttaatgTCAGTAAATCAGACAATTGGCTTTATTTATACAAGTCTTGGTAATGTCAAAAGAAGAGACTGATTGTTGTGCATAATGTCAAAAGCAATGCTTCAATGAAAGAGTGGGCTGTGATATTCAACTTTTTAGTGCTATTTAACATGAATCTTGCTTTGAGGTTGGTGATTAACAGCCATTGGAGTTTGGGCTTATTTGTGTGTGCTTTATAAAATCAGAACATGCAGTCTTGAGATCTAACCTTTTAAGTGTTTGTGCGGTACGATGACTGATGCATGCTGAAATGTTGATGCATACTAAAaatcagctttttttcttcttcttataaaGCCTCTGGTTTTTAACATCTTTTTTGTAACATCTTGCCATGAGAGATAAAACTGACGCTGGAACACACTATTTCAATCAGTAGGTTGATTGGACCACCATGTTTTTTTGCAGGGGATCCAGTTACCATGAAAACGACCGCCTGTCGTCTGTCGCAGCAGAGTTGCATTTCAAATCTCTGAGTCGGCACTCCAGCCCCACAGAGGACAAAGAAGGTGAGTGCATTCAGTGCGATGCATCATTTGATCCACAGGTTGCATATACATGTTCTAATTGGCCTAATGTTGTcttgtgatttgtttgtttctttctccaGAGCCATCCTATCCCAAGGGAGACGCCAACAGCACCGCTCGTCGAAGCTGGGAGCTCCGCACCTTCATCAGCCAGTCCAAGGGTGAGATTCCGAGTTACGGGCCCAGTTGGATTAACTCACTTAACACACAAGAGGGAAACCTTCCAAGATGCAAAATCCCTTTTCCTCTGACCCATCTCAGACACTGCGGCGCGGCAAAGCCCCATGGAGGCTGTCCGCCGCTCCATCCGCAAGTTTGAGGACAAGCGGTACGCTGTGATGAAGCAGCGCAACATCATAGGCCAAGTGTGCCACACACCAAAGTCCTACGACAATGTCATGCACGTTGGGCTCAGAAAGGTGACCTTCAAGTGGCAGAGGGGCAACAAGATAGGTACGACCGCCCAGTGACTGCATTTGTTATGAAGTGTGTTATGTAACGCATGTTCAGTCAATGACGCAAGGTTTGCTTGTATTACAGGCGAGGGCCAATATGGAAAGGTGTACACCTGCATCAACGTGGACACTGGTGAACTAATGGCTATGAAGGAGGTATGTACGGCATGAGCAATTCAATGGgtttaaaattaaatgaataatagTATCTGCAGGTAGCgttaattcttttcttttttttatttgatccagATCCGATTTCAGCCAAACGATCACAAAACAATCAAAGAGACTGCGGATGAGCTGAAAATTTTTGAAGGCATTAAACATCCCAACTTGGTGCGGTACTTTGGAGTCGAGCTCCA containing:
- the map3k4 gene encoding mitogen-activated protein kinase kinase kinase 4 isoform X2: MLRQAKQVEDASKQNPELEDSWDSPSGDDEPLYGTTPPYTSRQMKRMSGKHHRHSQAKSAGRSPNKVDLAPPVPKESPKPAEAPDEHSYKQGKKQRATLRSTERDHKKTYEGSFMLDPLSKSSPFGALNMDPRKHYLSLGCSSCKLPVSMPHIARTHRQTSRTDCPADRLKFFETLRLLLKLTSMSSKRKEKEQRGLENMAFMGHNNEVIWLELQAWHARRTTGDQDLFLFTARQAIPDIINEVLQFKVNYASLRGAQCSGSPPVQLDCRNVPDLVCGGEADPAVAVANHCGVDPWGFSAYPPPAMNAAEPLGSGDDCREHLQRQRLAFEQVKRVIELLESVEALYPSLQALQREYQKYAARDFQGRVQALCLWLNITQDLNQKLRVMATVLGLHDLSRIGWPVFEIPSPRCSRGNEEEEEDDEDEEDDSTATFIAESDGEDREAEDYEEEEEVQEADEDEGEGEKKVEEEEEEEEEEEVVMVVVSGRVAEGELSPSFAPKVTRLLSEEEFLPTAAAGSAEAIAGGGVFCPTAIYRPFVDKALKQMGLRKLILRLHKLMDRSLQRSRAALLRHTPELEFADFPDPMLYSDYLPELSRHVSCSCPAHPELGADQVSWEDLLDMDLPSFRPAFLVLCRVLLNVIHECLKLRLEQRPAGEPSLLSIKQLVRECKEVLKGGLLMKQYYQFMLRGVVTDAQGLQTNANIDEFEEDLHKMLLVYFDYMHSWIQMLQQLPQASHSLKNLLEEEWNFTKVITPYIRGGEAQSGKLFCDIAGMLLKSTGEFLDAGLQKSGNESWECADDSTASDEIRRSVIETSRSLKELFHEARERASKALGFAKMLRKDLEVAAVFSFTNGVTCLLDALKKGHYVKVQIPGLEELQVFVPCGLMDQRPVILQLLNAAVGKDCSKEPDEIAEDDAYLLMSKHGAGVSATDSDWAQWDGELIKLVPQMETVDTLRAMKVENMLLIVMQSAHLVAQRKAFQQSMEDVLTLSREQTSSQPLIASALEELKDEALQLCIKISTSIDRVEYMFTTEFEAEVEESESATLHQYYREAMIQGYNFAFEYHKEVVRLMSGEFRQRIGDRYITFARKWMTYVLTKCESGRGTKPRWATQGFDFLQAIEPAFISALPEDDFLNLQALMNECIGHVIGKPHSPVTGLYIAPRNSPRPVKVPRCHSDPPNPNLFIPNNEGFSSRSLPCDLRNQLFPNGPRPVPQGPGEHGHAKAPSSSPNDVRGSSYHENDRLSSVAAELHFKSLSRHSSPTEDKEEPSYPKGDANSTARRSWELRTFISQSKDTAARQSPMEAVRRSIRKFEDKRYAVMKQRNIIGQVCHTPKSYDNVMHVGLRKVTFKWQRGNKIGEGQYGKVYTCINVDTGELMAMKEIRFQPNDHKTIKETADELKIFEGIKHPNLVRYFGVELHREEMYIFMEYCDEGTLEEVSRLGLQEHVIRLYSKQITTAINVLHEHGIVHRDIKGANIFLTSSGLIKLGDFGCSVKLRNNTHTMPGEVNSTLGTAAYMAPEVITRAKGEGHGRAADIWSLGCVLIEMVTGKRPWHEYEHNFQIMYKVGMGHKPPIPEKLSTEGKDFLGHCLESEPKRRWTASMLLDHPFVKVCTDEE
- the map3k4 gene encoding mitogen-activated protein kinase kinase kinase 4 isoform X3; translated protein: MEPPDRNKTSRQAKQVEDASKQNPELEDSWDSPSGDDEPLYGTTPPYTSRQMKRMSGKHHRHSQAKSAGRSPNKVDLAPPVPKESPKPAEAPDEHSYKQGKKQRATLRSTERDHKKTYEGSFMLDPLSKSSPFGALNMDPRKHYLSLGCSSCKLPVSMPHIARTHRQTSRTDCPADRLKFFETLRLLLKLTSMSSKRKEKEQRGLENMAFMGHNNEVIWLELQAWHARRTTGDQDLFLFTARQAIPDIINEVLQFKVNYASLRGAQCSGSPPVQLDCRNVPDLVCGGEADPAVAVANHCGVDPWGFSAYPPPAMNAAEPLGSGDDCREHLQRQRLAFEQVKRVIELLESVEALYPSLQALQREYQKYAARDFQGRVQALCLWLNITQDLNQKLRVMATVLGLHDLSRIGWPVFEIPSPRCSRGNEEEEEDDEDEEDDSTATFIAESDGEDREAEDYEEEEEVQEADEDEGEGEKKVEEEEEEEEEEEVVMVVVSGRVAEGELSPSFAPKVTRLLSEEEFLPTAAAGSAEAIAGGGVFCPTAIYRPFVDKALKQMGLRKLILRLHKLMDRSLQRSRAALLRHTPELEFADFPDPMLYSDYLPELSRHVSCSCPAHPELGADQVSWEDLLDMDLPSFRPAFLVLCRVLLNVIHECLKLRLEQRPAGEPSLLSIKQLVRECKEVLKGGLLMKQYYQFMLRGVVTDAQGLQTNANIDEFEEDLHKMLLVYFDYMHSWIQMLQQLPQASHSLKNLLEEEWNFTKVITPYIRGGEAQSGKLFCDIAGMLLKSTGEFLDAGLQKSGNESWECADDSTASDEIRRSVIETSRSLKELFHEARERASKALGFAKMLRKDLEVAAVFSFTNGVTCLLDALKKGHYVKVQIPGLEELQVFVPCGLMDQRPVILQLLNAAVGKDCSKEPDEIAEDDAYLLMSKHGAGVSATDSDWAQWDGELIKLVPQMETVDTLRAMKVENMLLIVMQSAHLVAQRKAFQQSMEDVLTLSREQTSSQPLIASALEELKDEALQLCIKISTSIDRVEYMFTTEFEAEVEESESATLHQYYREAMIQGYNFAFEYHKEVVRLMSGEFRQRIGDRYITFARKWMTYVLTKCESGRGTKPRWATQGFDFLQAIEPAFISALPEDDFLNLQALMNECIGHVIGKPHSPVTGLYIAPRNSPRPVKVPRCHSDPPNPNLFIPNNEGFRGSSYHENDRLSSVAAELHFKSLSRHSSPTEDKEEPSYPKGDANSTARRSWELRTFISQSKDTAARQSPMEAVRRSIRKFEDKRYAVMKQRNIIGQVCHTPKSYDNVMHVGLRKVTFKWQRGNKIGEGQYGKVYTCINVDTGELMAMKEIRFQPNDHKTIKETADELKIFEGIKHPNLVRYFGVELHREEMYIFMEYCDEGTLEEVSRLGLQEHVIRLYSKQITTAINVLHEHGIVHRDIKGANIFLTSSGLIKLGDFGCSVKLRNNTHTMPGEVNSTLGTAAYMAPEVITRAKGEGHGRAADIWSLGCVLIEMVTGKRPWHEYEHNFQIMYKVGMGHKPPIPEKLSTEGKDFLGHCLESEPKRRWTASMLLDHPFVKVCTDEE
- the map3k4 gene encoding mitogen-activated protein kinase kinase kinase 4 isoform X1, coding for MEPPDRNKTSRQAKQVEDASKQNPELEDSWDSPSGDDEPLYGTTPPYTSRQMKRMSGKHHRHSQAKSAGRSPNKVDLAPPVPKESPKPAEAPDEHSYKQGKKQRATLRSTERDHKKTYEGSFMLDPLSKSSPFGALNMDPRKHYLSLGCSSCKLPVSMPHIARTHRQTSRTDCPADRLKFFETLRLLLKLTSMSSKRKEKEQRGLENMAFMGHNNEVIWLELQAWHARRTTGDQDLFLFTARQAIPDIINEVLQFKVNYASLRGAQCSGSPPVQLDCRNVPDLVCGGEADPAVAVANHCGVDPWGFSAYPPPAMNAAEPLGSGDDCREHLQRQRLAFEQVKRVIELLESVEALYPSLQALQREYQKYAARDFQGRVQALCLWLNITQDLNQKLRVMATVLGLHDLSRIGWPVFEIPSPRCSRGNEEEEEDDEDEEDDSTATFIAESDGEDREAEDYEEEEEVQEADEDEGEGEKKVEEEEEEEEEEEVVMVVVSGRVAEGELSPSFAPKVTRLLSEEEFLPTAAAGSAEAIAGGGVFCPTAIYRPFVDKALKQMGLRKLILRLHKLMDRSLQRSRAALLRHTPELEFADFPDPMLYSDYLPELSRHVSCSCPAHPELGADQVSWEDLLDMDLPSFRPAFLVLCRVLLNVIHECLKLRLEQRPAGEPSLLSIKQLVRECKEVLKGGLLMKQYYQFMLRGVVTDAQGLQTNANIDEFEEDLHKMLLVYFDYMHSWIQMLQQLPQASHSLKNLLEEEWNFTKVITPYIRGGEAQSGKLFCDIAGMLLKSTGEFLDAGLQKSGNESWECADDSTASDEIRRSVIETSRSLKELFHEARERASKALGFAKMLRKDLEVAAVFSFTNGVTCLLDALKKGHYVKVQIPGLEELQVFVPCGLMDQRPVILQLLNAAVGKDCSKEPDEIAEDDAYLLMSKHGAGVSATDSDWAQWDGELIKLVPQMETVDTLRAMKVENMLLIVMQSAHLVAQRKAFQQSMEDVLTLSREQTSSQPLIASALEELKDEALQLCIKISTSIDRVEYMFTTEFEAEVEESESATLHQYYREAMIQGYNFAFEYHKEVVRLMSGEFRQRIGDRYITFARKWMTYVLTKCESGRGTKPRWATQGFDFLQAIEPAFISALPEDDFLNLQALMNECIGHVIGKPHSPVTGLYIAPRNSPRPVKVPRCHSDPPNPNLFIPNNEGFSSRSLPCDLRNQLFPNGPRPVPQGPGEHGHAKAPSSSPNDVRGSSYHENDRLSSVAAELHFKSLSRHSSPTEDKEEPSYPKGDANSTARRSWELRTFISQSKDTAARQSPMEAVRRSIRKFEDKRYAVMKQRNIIGQVCHTPKSYDNVMHVGLRKVTFKWQRGNKIGEGQYGKVYTCINVDTGELMAMKEIRFQPNDHKTIKETADELKIFEGIKHPNLVRYFGVELHREEMYIFMEYCDEGTLEEVSRLGLQEHVIRLYSKQITTAINVLHEHGIVHRDIKGANIFLTSSGLIKLGDFGCSVKLRNNTHTMPGEVNSTLGTAAYMAPEVITRAKGEGHGRAADIWSLGCVLIEMVTGKRPWHEYEHNFQIMYKVGMGHKPPIPEKLSTEGKDFLGHCLESEPKRRWTASMLLDHPFVKVCTDEE